TGAATTCGAAGAATCCGCCCCGACCCGCAACATCACGGTCGAACGGATCGAACGCACCTCGTCGGCGAACGAAGATCCCAACGCCGACAATTACGGAGTCGAAAATGCAGACACAGAACGAATCCTCCTTGGCGGAGATGACCCCGCAACGGGCGCTACAGCTCCTACGCGAGGGCAATGAGCGGTTCGTCGCCGGGCAAAAGACCGAGCGAGATTTCGGGCAGCAGCGTGGGGACACACGCGAGGGGCAGTGGCCCTTCGCCGCGATTCTCAGCTGCATGGACTCCCGCACCTCAGCCGAACTGACCTTCGACCTCGGGCTCGGGGACATCTTCAGCATTCGGTTGGCAGGCAACTGCGTCAACCAAGACGTTCTCGGAAGCCTCGAGTACGCGTGTGAGGTCGTCGGCTCCAAGCTGATCCTCGTGCTGGGACACACGCGATGCGGTGCGGTCACCGGTGCGTGCAACGGCGTCGAGTTGGGGAACGTGACGGCGCTGCTGAGCCACATTCAGCCTGCGGTAGCGACCACGAAGCGAGAGTGCAGCGACCTGGCGCCCTCCGACCCCGAGTTCGTCGGGCGCGCGACGGTGAACAACGTGTCGTGTGCGATCCAGGAGATCCGCGGTCAGAGCGAGATCCTGCAGAAGCTCGAAGCGGATGGAGCCATCGAGATCGCGGGCGGGGTGTACGACGTCGAGACCGGCGGGGTGGAGTTTCTTCCTTAGGGTCGCTTCGTTCACCCGACGAACTCGCGAAGGCCTAGCTCAGAATCGGGTCGAGCTTGTGAAAGAGCGGGTTTTCGTCGTTGGGATCGGTGCCGGCCGCGATCATCGAGAACCGCAGGATGCGGCGGTGCTGCAGGCGCACGAGTTCCTCATCGCGCCCGGGATCATTCGCACCGATGATCTCGGATACCGCGGCGTCTGCCGACACGAGATCGTCAAAGGAC
Above is a window of Candidatus Binatia bacterium DNA encoding:
- a CDS encoding carbonic anhydrase family protein, coding for MQTQNESSLAEMTPQRALQLLREGNERFVAGQKTERDFGQQRGDTREGQWPFAAILSCMDSRTSAELTFDLGLGDIFSIRLAGNCVNQDVLGSLEYACEVVGSKLILVLGHTRCGAVTGACNGVELGNVTALLSHIQPAVATTKRECSDLAPSDPEFVGRATVNNVSCAIQEIRGQSEILQKLEADGAIEIAGGVYDVETGGVEFLP